A stretch of the Octopus bimaculoides isolate UCB-OBI-ISO-001 chromosome 8, ASM119413v2, whole genome shotgun sequence genome encodes the following:
- the LOC106877646 gene encoding kelch-like ECH-associated protein 1 isoform X3 translates to MAANTAIKGQIGMFQSCYRPKPVSSEKPSDGSMHFSIIRHPKELLDVMNILWHSRKLCDVTFKVGEESFQAHKIVLAAASPYFRAMFTGGMKEEDMTEIPLHCISPCILGILINFAYTSEIQINEMNVCQLLPAATMFQITRIVEACTVFLEQQLDPSNCIGIADFASEHGCMDLYSKAGEYIYQNFCKVSKCEEFLMLSPCRLVSLIKHDELNVACESEVFNAVIRWVENDSEKRLSKLESLLGAVRCHFLSPKFLEKQLKMCKLLKKNPQCQNYLARIFEELKLHKQIPEVCRKPCKPMVIFTAGGYLRQSLSNFEFFNLENNEWRRLPDLPVPRSGLSACVVKGILYVVGGRNNSPDGNMDSASLDMYDPYRNMWRPCAQMSVPRNRVGVGTIDNMIYAIGGSHGSQHHEIAERYDPEIDRWILISPMETKRIGVGVGIVNRLLYAVGGFDGRNRLCSVECYHPERDEWKFVASMNTVRSGAGVIGMEHYIYAVGGYDSHSQLRSVERYCTETNVWEYVASMNSPRSALSVAVVGGKLFALGGYDGNDFLSSVECYDPDTNCWTNVTNMTCGRSGHGVAVGAEPCS, encoded by the exons ATGGCAGCGAACACCGCGATCAAAGGGCAGATTGGAATGTTCCAGTCATGCTATCGACCAAAACCTGTTTCCAGTGAGAAACCATCAGATGGCAGCATGCACTTTAGCATCATTCGACATCCAAAAGAATTACTTGatgttatgaatatattatgGCACTCAAGGAAACTTTGTGATGTGACGTTCAAAGTTGGTGAAGAATCCTTCCAG gCCCACAAAATAGTGTTAGCTGCTGCCAGTCCATATTTTCGGGCCATGTTCACTGGTGGAATGAAAGAGGAAGATATGACCGAGATTCCTTTGCACTGCATATCACCATGCATACTTGGTATTCTTATCAATTTCGCCTACACCTCTGAAATCCAAATCAATGAAATGAATGTTTGCCAGTTGCTGCCAGCTGCTACCATGTTTCAGATCACGCGTATTGTTGAAGCTTGCACGGTGTTTCTCGAGCAACAGTTGGATCCTAGTAACTGCATTGGTATTGCAGACTTTGCCAGTGAACATGGCTGTATGGACCTATACAGTAAGGCAGGGGAATACATCTACCAGAACTTTTGTAAAGTAAGCAAATGTGAAGAGTTTTTGATGCTTTCTCCGTGTCGATTGGTTAGCCTAATCAAACACGATGAGCTAAATGTTGCCTGTGAGTCTGAAGTGTTTAATGCTGTCATTCGTTGGGTGGAGAACGACTCAGAGAAACGTCTTAGTAAGTTGGAGAGTTTACTTGGAGCTGTACGGTGCCATTTCCTTTCACCAAAGTTTTTGGAGAAACAGCTCAAGATGTGTAAATTGCTCAAGAAAAATCCACAATGCCAGAATTATTTGGCACGCATTTTTGAAGAACTAAAACTCCACAAACAGATTCCTGAAGTTTGCCGCAAGCCTTGCAAACCGATGGTTATTTTCACAGCTGGAGGTTATCTCCGGCAATCTCTAAGTAACTTTGAATTCTTCAATTTGGAGAATAACGAGTGGCGGCGATTGCCTGACCTTCCTGTACCACGTAGTGGGCTGAGTGCGTGTGTCGTGAAGGGCATTCTTTATGTTGTTGGTGGACGGAACAACTCACCTGATGGTAATATGGATTCAGCTTCCTTGGACATGTACGACCCATATCGGAATATGTGGAGACCTTGCGCACAGATGTCTGTGCCAAGAAATCGAGTTGGTGTTGGGACAATTGATAATATGATTTATGCTATTGGCGGTTCACATGGATCTCAACACCATGAAATTGCTGAAAG atatgatccagaAATAGATCGTTGGATATTAATTTCTCCTATGGAGACTAAACGGATTGGTGTTGGTGTAGGCATTGTTAATCGGCTATTGTATGCGGTTGGTGGATTTGATGGAAGGAACCGTCTGTGTAGTGTTGAATGCTATCATCCCGAGAGAGACGAATGGAAATTCGTGGCGTCCATGAATACAGTACGAAGTGGTGCTG GTGTGATTGGTATGGAACATTATATTTATGCTGTTGGAGGCTATGACAGCCACTCACAGCTGCGTTCTGTGGAAAGATATTGCACTGAGACCAATGTCTGGGAATATGTTGCTTCTATGAACAGTCCAAGGAGTGCACTTagcgttgctgttgttggtgggaAACTCTTTGCACTTG gTGGATACGATGGCAATGATTTCCTTTCTTCTGTGGAATGTTATGATCCTGATACTAACTGTTGGACTAATGTGACAAACATGACCTGTGGACGGAGTGGGCATGGGGTAGCAGTTGGAGCTGAGCCGTGTTCATGA
- the LOC106877646 gene encoding kelch-like ECH-associated protein 1B isoform X2 → MDCFMPRVGMQKVHPKKCQNRSDYQLPQNSVDYIDNVTMAANTAIKGQIGMFQSCYRPKPVSSEKPSDGSMHFSIIRHPKELLDVMNILWHSRKLCDVTFKVGEESFQAHKIVLAAASPYFRAMFTGGMKEEDMTEIPLHCISPCILGILINFAYTSEIQINEMNVCQLLPAATMFQITRIVEACTVFLEQQLDPSNCIGIADFASEHGCMDLYSKAGEYIYQNFCKVSKCEEFLMLSPCRLVSLIKHDELNVACESEVFNAVIRWVENDSEKRLSKLESLLGAVRCHFLSPKFLEKQLKMCKLLKKNPQCQNYLARIFEELKLHKQIPEVCRKPCKPMVIFTAGGYLRQSLSNFEFFNLENNEWRRLPDLPVPRSGLSACVVKGILYVVGGRNNSPDGNMDSASLDMYDPYRNMWRPCAQMSVPRNRVGVGTIDNMIYAIGGSHGSQHHEIAERYDPEIDRWILISPMETKRIGVGVGIVNRLLYAVGGFDGRNRLCSVECYHPERDEWKFVASMNTVRSGAGVIGMEHYIYAVGGYDSHSQLRSVERYCTETNVWEYVASMNSPRSALSVAVVGGKLFALGGYDGNDFLSSVECYDPDTNCWTNVTNMTCGRSGHGVAVGAEPCS, encoded by the exons ATCGTTCTGACTATCAACTGCCTCAGAACAGTGTGGATTACATTGATAATGTTACCATGGCAGCGAACACCGCGATCAAAGGGCAGATTGGAATGTTCCAGTCATGCTATCGACCAAAACCTGTTTCCAGTGAGAAACCATCAGATGGCAGCATGCACTTTAGCATCATTCGACATCCAAAAGAATTACTTGatgttatgaatatattatgGCACTCAAGGAAACTTTGTGATGTGACGTTCAAAGTTGGTGAAGAATCCTTCCAG gCCCACAAAATAGTGTTAGCTGCTGCCAGTCCATATTTTCGGGCCATGTTCACTGGTGGAATGAAAGAGGAAGATATGACCGAGATTCCTTTGCACTGCATATCACCATGCATACTTGGTATTCTTATCAATTTCGCCTACACCTCTGAAATCCAAATCAATGAAATGAATGTTTGCCAGTTGCTGCCAGCTGCTACCATGTTTCAGATCACGCGTATTGTTGAAGCTTGCACGGTGTTTCTCGAGCAACAGTTGGATCCTAGTAACTGCATTGGTATTGCAGACTTTGCCAGTGAACATGGCTGTATGGACCTATACAGTAAGGCAGGGGAATACATCTACCAGAACTTTTGTAAAGTAAGCAAATGTGAAGAGTTTTTGATGCTTTCTCCGTGTCGATTGGTTAGCCTAATCAAACACGATGAGCTAAATGTTGCCTGTGAGTCTGAAGTGTTTAATGCTGTCATTCGTTGGGTGGAGAACGACTCAGAGAAACGTCTTAGTAAGTTGGAGAGTTTACTTGGAGCTGTACGGTGCCATTTCCTTTCACCAAAGTTTTTGGAGAAACAGCTCAAGATGTGTAAATTGCTCAAGAAAAATCCACAATGCCAGAATTATTTGGCACGCATTTTTGAAGAACTAAAACTCCACAAACAGATTCCTGAAGTTTGCCGCAAGCCTTGCAAACCGATGGTTATTTTCACAGCTGGAGGTTATCTCCGGCAATCTCTAAGTAACTTTGAATTCTTCAATTTGGAGAATAACGAGTGGCGGCGATTGCCTGACCTTCCTGTACCACGTAGTGGGCTGAGTGCGTGTGTCGTGAAGGGCATTCTTTATGTTGTTGGTGGACGGAACAACTCACCTGATGGTAATATGGATTCAGCTTCCTTGGACATGTACGACCCATATCGGAATATGTGGAGACCTTGCGCACAGATGTCTGTGCCAAGAAATCGAGTTGGTGTTGGGACAATTGATAATATGATTTATGCTATTGGCGGTTCACATGGATCTCAACACCATGAAATTGCTGAAAG atatgatccagaAATAGATCGTTGGATATTAATTTCTCCTATGGAGACTAAACGGATTGGTGTTGGTGTAGGCATTGTTAATCGGCTATTGTATGCGGTTGGTGGATTTGATGGAAGGAACCGTCTGTGTAGTGTTGAATGCTATCATCCCGAGAGAGACGAATGGAAATTCGTGGCGTCCATGAATACAGTACGAAGTGGTGCTG GTGTGATTGGTATGGAACATTATATTTATGCTGTTGGAGGCTATGACAGCCACTCACAGCTGCGTTCTGTGGAAAGATATTGCACTGAGACCAATGTCTGGGAATATGTTGCTTCTATGAACAGTCCAAGGAGTGCACTTagcgttgctgttgttggtgggaAACTCTTTGCACTTG gTGGATACGATGGCAATGATTTCCTTTCTTCTGTGGAATGTTATGATCCTGATACTAACTGTTGGACTAATGTGACAAACATGACCTGTGGACGGAGTGGGCATGGGGTAGCAGTTGGAGCTGAGCCGTGTTCATGA
- the LOC106877646 gene encoding kelch-like ECH-associated protein 1B isoform X1 — translation MEDTDSFSESESCKSGSCKSGSCKSGSCKSGTTSIDDEVPSCCKKKLPSAIYYEWVSSDDDRSDYQLPQNSVDYIDNVTMAANTAIKGQIGMFQSCYRPKPVSSEKPSDGSMHFSIIRHPKELLDVMNILWHSRKLCDVTFKVGEESFQAHKIVLAAASPYFRAMFTGGMKEEDMTEIPLHCISPCILGILINFAYTSEIQINEMNVCQLLPAATMFQITRIVEACTVFLEQQLDPSNCIGIADFASEHGCMDLYSKAGEYIYQNFCKVSKCEEFLMLSPCRLVSLIKHDELNVACESEVFNAVIRWVENDSEKRLSKLESLLGAVRCHFLSPKFLEKQLKMCKLLKKNPQCQNYLARIFEELKLHKQIPEVCRKPCKPMVIFTAGGYLRQSLSNFEFFNLENNEWRRLPDLPVPRSGLSACVVKGILYVVGGRNNSPDGNMDSASLDMYDPYRNMWRPCAQMSVPRNRVGVGTIDNMIYAIGGSHGSQHHEIAERYDPEIDRWILISPMETKRIGVGVGIVNRLLYAVGGFDGRNRLCSVECYHPERDEWKFVASMNTVRSGAGVIGMEHYIYAVGGYDSHSQLRSVERYCTETNVWEYVASMNSPRSALSVAVVGGKLFALGGYDGNDFLSSVECYDPDTNCWTNVTNMTCGRSGHGVAVGAEPCS, via the exons ATCGTTCTGACTATCAACTGCCTCAGAACAGTGTGGATTACATTGATAATGTTACCATGGCAGCGAACACCGCGATCAAAGGGCAGATTGGAATGTTCCAGTCATGCTATCGACCAAAACCTGTTTCCAGTGAGAAACCATCAGATGGCAGCATGCACTTTAGCATCATTCGACATCCAAAAGAATTACTTGatgttatgaatatattatgGCACTCAAGGAAACTTTGTGATGTGACGTTCAAAGTTGGTGAAGAATCCTTCCAG gCCCACAAAATAGTGTTAGCTGCTGCCAGTCCATATTTTCGGGCCATGTTCACTGGTGGAATGAAAGAGGAAGATATGACCGAGATTCCTTTGCACTGCATATCACCATGCATACTTGGTATTCTTATCAATTTCGCCTACACCTCTGAAATCCAAATCAATGAAATGAATGTTTGCCAGTTGCTGCCAGCTGCTACCATGTTTCAGATCACGCGTATTGTTGAAGCTTGCACGGTGTTTCTCGAGCAACAGTTGGATCCTAGTAACTGCATTGGTATTGCAGACTTTGCCAGTGAACATGGCTGTATGGACCTATACAGTAAGGCAGGGGAATACATCTACCAGAACTTTTGTAAAGTAAGCAAATGTGAAGAGTTTTTGATGCTTTCTCCGTGTCGATTGGTTAGCCTAATCAAACACGATGAGCTAAATGTTGCCTGTGAGTCTGAAGTGTTTAATGCTGTCATTCGTTGGGTGGAGAACGACTCAGAGAAACGTCTTAGTAAGTTGGAGAGTTTACTTGGAGCTGTACGGTGCCATTTCCTTTCACCAAAGTTTTTGGAGAAACAGCTCAAGATGTGTAAATTGCTCAAGAAAAATCCACAATGCCAGAATTATTTGGCACGCATTTTTGAAGAACTAAAACTCCACAAACAGATTCCTGAAGTTTGCCGCAAGCCTTGCAAACCGATGGTTATTTTCACAGCTGGAGGTTATCTCCGGCAATCTCTAAGTAACTTTGAATTCTTCAATTTGGAGAATAACGAGTGGCGGCGATTGCCTGACCTTCCTGTACCACGTAGTGGGCTGAGTGCGTGTGTCGTGAAGGGCATTCTTTATGTTGTTGGTGGACGGAACAACTCACCTGATGGTAATATGGATTCAGCTTCCTTGGACATGTACGACCCATATCGGAATATGTGGAGACCTTGCGCACAGATGTCTGTGCCAAGAAATCGAGTTGGTGTTGGGACAATTGATAATATGATTTATGCTATTGGCGGTTCACATGGATCTCAACACCATGAAATTGCTGAAAG atatgatccagaAATAGATCGTTGGATATTAATTTCTCCTATGGAGACTAAACGGATTGGTGTTGGTGTAGGCATTGTTAATCGGCTATTGTATGCGGTTGGTGGATTTGATGGAAGGAACCGTCTGTGTAGTGTTGAATGCTATCATCCCGAGAGAGACGAATGGAAATTCGTGGCGTCCATGAATACAGTACGAAGTGGTGCTG GTGTGATTGGTATGGAACATTATATTTATGCTGTTGGAGGCTATGACAGCCACTCACAGCTGCGTTCTGTGGAAAGATATTGCACTGAGACCAATGTCTGGGAATATGTTGCTTCTATGAACAGTCCAAGGAGTGCACTTagcgttgctgttgttggtgggaAACTCTTTGCACTTG gTGGATACGATGGCAATGATTTCCTTTCTTCTGTGGAATGTTATGATCCTGATACTAACTGTTGGACTAATGTGACAAACATGACCTGTGGACGGAGTGGGCATGGGGTAGCAGTTGGAGCTGAGCCGTGTTCATGA